The sequence AGGCCATCTTAGACAATGTTCCCCATCGTGTCTGGTATAAAGATGTTGACAGTCGCTACATTGCTGTGAATGAGGCGTTTTGTCGGGCAATTAACCTAACTCCTGAGCATTTAATTGGCAAAAGCGAGTATGAAGTTTGGCCGCTAGAGCAGGCCCAGATGTTTATTGAAACTGACCAAGCAGCGATCGCCTCTGGCAAGCCTTACTACATGGAGCGATGCATTCCCTTGGCAGATGGCTCCTATCATTGGGTTATGACCATCAAAACCCCGGTATATGACGACGCTGGCAACGTCTTGGGGACTACGGGTATCTCTATGGATATTACCCCCCGTAAACAGGCAGAGTTAACGGTTCAGCAACTGAATACTGAACTTGAGGCCCGTGTCTATGAGCGAACAGCCGCCCTCCAAAATGCCCTGTCAGAATCCCAAGCGCTTAATGCTATTCTGGATAACCTCGTGGATGGGTTGCTAGTCACCAACACCCAAGGACGGATTATTCGCTACAATCCAGCGTTTGTTGATATGTTTGCGCTGGGTAGCCAGGATTTTTTGCACCAAGACTGTCAGCAACTAGCGTTGCCAGACCTAGCCAACTTAATTGACCAACTGCAACAGATTGCTGCTGGTTACAACCTAGTGGATGGTAGTCCTAGCATAGTGGACAGGCTAGGAACTGCAAACAACCATGTTGTCACTGCTGAAGTAGCACTGCGCAGTAACCGCGTTGGGCAAGCAGTTGCCTCGCTGATCTTCAAACAAACGGCTGATGGTGACGCTATACAATGGCTGGGATGTGCGGTCTTAATTCGGGATGTGACCCACGAGCGCGAGGTCGATCGCGTCAAGAATGAATTTATTGCTACCGTTTCCCATGAGTTACGAACCCCCCTGACATCGGTATTAGGGTTTACCTCCATCATTCGCGACAAGTTGCATGAACAAGTGTTTCCCTTGGTGCAGTCTATCTGCAATCAGACTCCTACAGATGAAACCAGAGTTGCCTCAGTCAGTTCCACTGCTGACTACAACCCTAGACCACCTAGTCCACTAGACCTGCTGCACACTACGCTATGCAAGATAGATGGAAATCTGGCAATTATTGTCAGTGAAGCAGAACGGCTAACGCTCCTGAT comes from Cyanobacteriota bacterium and encodes:
- a CDS encoding PAS domain-containing protein, with the protein product RADLLLYVSSGCKALLEVDEITLQADPQLLWRVIHPDDRELVILAMQKAATNAANWIQDWRIITPSGQLKWVSGTAHPDLLPDGAILWFGYMVDVSDRYAVQEEREQAEAKTKAQQQIYKAILDNVPHRVWYKDVDSRYIAVNEAFCRAINLTPEHLIGKSEYEVWPLEQAQMFIETDQAAIASGKPYYMERCIPLADGSYHWVMTIKTPVYDDAGNVLGTTGISMDITPRKQAELTVQQLNTELEARVYERTAALQNALSESQALNAILDNLVDGLLVTNTQGRIIRYNPAFVDMFALGSQDFLHQDCQQLALPDLANLIDQLQQIAAGYNLVDGSPSIVDRLGTANNHVVTAEVALRSNRVGQAVASLIFKQTADGDAIQWLGCAVLIRDVTHEREVDRVKNEFIATVSHELRTPLTSVLGFTSIIRDKLHEQVFPLVQSICNQTPTDETRVASVSSTADYNPRPPSPLDLLHTTLCKIDGNLAIIVSEAERLTLL